AATTGCATCGCAGTCGAAAGTCAATAGGTAACATTTTACAAACACCTAAGAAGTTATACATGAAGGACAATGGATTGCTCTGTTCCTGCGTCTCTTTCTTTGGCTGACAGGTTCACTATAAATACACTCTACTCAGTTCCTGTGGTTACTTTTACAAATGTATTACTGTGTAATACACATAAAGatacatttacaataaaatacCTGAATCTGCAAACAGCTGAAATGCAATAAGTATCTGttcttatataatcaaatattcGTATTTTAACAATGTTATAAACACACATGGGATTCACATGATTGCATGAGACAGACAACGAGCCAGCGTTTTACACATTAAAGGtcaacacacactttttaaatCTTAAATCTTCTATTAAGGGAAAATATTGCAGACTGTAGCTCTGTTGCTGGAGGACACTAAAAACCTCTCAGCATAACACACCGATGCTGTGCATGATAGCTTATTTTTAACATACTGCTAGCCTAAAATACACAACAGGATACACGCAGTGTGCCACatgcacacctgcacacacaccacttcagtggggggggggcgggggttTGGACACTGGATCAGGACAAATAGGTCGGTGCACTGAGATTATATGTACAGCTGAAAGCACCAGTGATTCAATTGTATGTAGCAAATGTACGATACAGCAGAATAAGTTGATGATGATACTCATTTTGATCTGTGCTTCTTTTCCTTccagtgttttatcacattcacacacacactctcaggcaCACACATTAAAAGACGTCGGACACAAAACTGGACCACACATTCACGTTACATTATTCCACAGCACACATTAGAGCGTATTTGTTGTACCTAAAGAGTTCAGGTAcagtttatatattttgtttatagAAGGATCTATGTAGGTCAGAGCTATGAACAAACATCTCTAATGCTTCAGGCAAAGATGGACTGGATAGTTAAAGCATTACACATGTCCtatcatttctttctttgcaaCACTGAGAATGTTCCTCCTCATCAAATTTAAACCGCTCTACAGGTCCTGACCCAGCCTCTCGATCTCATCTATGAGGAAGTCGATGTCAGACTGTGTGACTGCGGGGTTGGAGACGACCATGCGGAAAAAGTTGACTTTGTTGCCCTGAGGCTGGTAGCCCACCATGGTGGTCCCTGACTCCATCATCATAGCCTTGATCTTTGGTGCCACCTAatggagtgaaaaaaaaagaatcagagcTGTGCATGTATGATGATAATGAAAAGAAATAAGATTAAAAGTTGTCTGAGGGCGATGGAAGTCGTACCCTGTGGAGTTTTTCCCGCCTCTCTTCACAGATTGGCATTCCTCTCAGGCTGGGTGGGATGTACCAGAAGCAAACGTTGGTGTGCTGGGGctgcagacagaaataaaagcagttATTTGGGAAGTATACCCACACAATTGTTTTTCTTACACACAATGTAATATCGGTGATGGATTATGGACTTAGTGAGGCTCACCACTCCATCAAACACCATCTCATATCCCTCCCTGTTCTTGATCTTGTTGTAGAGGTACTGAGACAGCTCCAAACACTTGTCAATGTGCTGCTCAAATCCTATGGTGCCCTGCAGGGGAGAAAAATGTGACGCTCTAACAAGGCAATTTCTAttggtttttaaaagatgtttACATCAAGAATCATTTTGAGTTTAAACAAGAGTACCCGACCTCACCTTGGCTTTCCACATGAGCCAGAACTTAAAGATGTCGACATGCCGGCCACACTGGATCGCCTTGTCCCCTGTGTCGTAAGTGACGTCATACTGTTTGTCCGGCTGGAACAGGTAGCCAGCGCACATGGAGTTACAGCCTGCCAGGATTCCCTACAGACAAGCGTACATGCTCTGTTAACATCATCCACAACAATTCTGCACAAGCATCATTATGTATCATGTGCATCATTGTGTCTGTACCTTCTCTCTGACCAGGATGGCTGAACACTGTAGAGGCACACCCATCATCTTATGAGGGTTCCATGTAACCGAGTTGGCCCTGCAGAATTGAATATGTGGATTTAACTTCACATAAAGTTTCAGCATGCAACAGACCCATCTGTTCCCACATGTGCTCACCTTTCAACTCCATTAAGCTTATGTCGGTGCTTCCTTGACATCAGTAGTCCACCACCCCACGCACCCTGAGGAGACAAATCAGTGCTGTTAGAGAAAGTTATGCAGACAAGGTTGCATAACTACAACTGCTATTAAATACCGCGGCGACCGAGCCAACGTAAATACTTACATCGACATGAAGCCACAAGTTGTACTTCTCACAGATGTCAGCGATCTCATTAATGGGATCAAATGCACCATACACAGTGGAGCCAGCCGTAGCATTCACAAACAATGGCACATAACCCTGCAGAGTTCAAACACATGCCAAAATGTCACAATCCCTGTGAGACAGGAAACCACAGAAAGATGCAAAGATACCATTATAAGAAGTGAAAAGACAAGACACTGACCTTCTGTTTGGCATCAATGATCTTGGCCTCTAGATCAGCAGGAATCACTCTGCCCCTGAAAATGTGTAGAGCAGACGAAACCATCAAAACTCTATACAGTGTAATGGACATTGCAGCATTTTCATACTTTTTGTGTACTGATTGCAGCTTCAGATTCCAGCTGTGAGTTGCCTACAAACCTCTCATCTGTGCTCAGCAGGATTACATTTTCACTTCCAAAGCCAAGAGCAGCTCCAGCCTTCTTTATGGAGTAGTGGCTCTGTGGGAACACACATTAGTCATTGCAAAAACAGCTTCATTCAAACACGATGGACACTTTGTGATGTAATTACTACTTTACATTTGGGTTGCTTTTCAAGTTGAAAAAAGTGGATGTGATTAAAATAACCTTCGTCCTAATTTAAATAATCTTACTGTTTATAACCAAGCCCCAGTAAATCTACAGTCAGTGAAGTGGCTATTTGATCAGATTAcccaatatgtgtgtgtgtgtgtcagtgtttggtCTCGTACATGTTCAGATGTGAAAAGGACAAGGCGGGGAGCAGCAGACATGCCCTTGGTCTTGACCTCAGGGAAATACTTGTAACGTGCAATCATCACACTGTACATGTTGGAGATAGCACCCCCTGTTGAGCAGACACAGGCATGTCAGCACCCTGGACAgcagcatacacacaaacacacatcatatTGTTacccatatgaagacaaatcAACTGACTGACCTGGTGAAAAGAGCCCGTCTCCCTCTCCATCGGGCCAGCCAAtcatctctctcattttcttcagCGTCAGTTGCTCCATTAAGACAAACACTGGAGCGATCTCGTAGGTGAACCTGAATAATAGCAACCAGTAAACGTCAGAAGAACATTCTCATGCACACAGTAGACATccacgaacacacacatgcacacaaacaaatcatttttcatTAGCAGCATTATAATTCCATCCACAGAGCACACAGTGGAGCTTGTGCTGACTGGGCTAATTAAAAAGTGTCTGATAGGAGTCAACCAGCAAACATTCATATTCAAATGCCTTCTAAAATCACTGAGTACTTTAATTAAAGCACACAAAGCTCTGATGGCTATCTGTCAATCCTGCCAATCTTAGCAGCGACTCTGAATAGGGCTGATTTGATGGCTGAGGGgacttgaatgtgtgtgtgtgtgtatgtgtatgagagaaagacagggagagagagtgttTGAAAGAGATAACAACCCAGGTTGGCCCCAAATTACCAAAATTGAAGAAGAGCCCATGTCTATGAATGTCATTATTTCATTAATGAAGAACAAAAAAGATAAAGTAAAATGAATCTCGACAACAAGACAATAATAGTAAGATGAGCTTTCAATGCATGATGTGCATTTGACCTCTCAGTCAACATGACTGGTGGCTACATGGACGACTAAGGACCAAAAACTCCCGGAGATGCTAAAGTAGGTTAAAAGCTCCACAGACAGCCAACTCTATCAGTGAGGTATTTTTGCTCCTTTCAGCAAGCAGTGACaagcctcccacacacacacaaacccttaGGGCTGATCCCTGTTTACTCCCCCTTTAATGAGGCCAGTTACACAATGCTCCTCCACTTCCACATACCATCTGAATCAACAACAGCACAAACTCCTCCTCTATCATCACTCCCTGTTTTCTGTGTATCTAAATGAAGCACTTTGTAGATTagggtagaaaaaaaagaaaaggagatgAATGCAGTGAAGAGAGGGTGGTGAGGGAAACAATGTGCTGAAAGAAACTGTGACAGAGGACAACAAAGGAAGAGAATGGAGGGGGGGTGATATgaatgcagagctgcagagcaaaGAAAACAAGGCAAAAAGAAATGGCTGAAAATAGCAAGAGCAAAGAAAAGAGAGTGAAAGGTATGGTCACAggcagggggagagagagagtgggagataatttaaagcagaaatatgatgaaaaatTGGAGAAAGATGCATTTTCCTTATTCCCAAAAGCAAGATTTGATTAGAACATTATAGCTTATAGACAATACACACCACCAATATATCATGACTACTGGGCTTTGGCTATGATGTGGAGCAACAACAAAGAAGACAAAATGTCTAAAAAGTCTGATGATGTGTGAATTATGGTTAATATAAGCCAGACACACAGATTTTATATCCTGGATGTTTCACTCTCAATTCCTCTTTAAACTGAGGTACAgcaagagaaaaaggaacaaaaccAGGGCCCCTTTTTAAAATTCTGCCTCTATCTGAGTCATTTCACGCTGTAATGACAATAATGGCGATCATTATCACAATCAGAGCCAATCATTGGTCTTTTCAGGGTGAAAATTACCCCTCAGTCACCTGCCTGTCTCCTGGGACAGCCCCTAAATGCCCTTATTATCATCATCAAGGGCACTcaatgtgtgtgagtctgtgtttggatgtgcgcatgtgtgtgtctgtgtctgtgtgtgactaacCCTCTGACCCCCAGCCACACACTCCTCTGAGCACCTCAAAGGAGCACTGAGTCAGTCTGTATCCACAGGGACAATGGAGCCGGAATGAGCCCTCTGCagggagctgcagcagccagtTTCCAGAATGTAACAGGGTTTTCTGTGCAGCCGGAGGacattgtgtgtcagtgtggggCCCAGCTGGCCTATCTGCTAAGACCAGCTCACAATGAGCCTGCAGTCAATGGACTGGAAACCTTAGCTGCTGTATCTGGGACAGCCAGAGCtggtgtgtgcgtgcgtgtgtgtgtgtgtgtgtgtgtgtgtgtgtgtgtgtgtgtatcattatGGAAGTGTGCACTAGTGTGTGTTGAAGTGTGGGAAGTCAATGGCCCTGTCTCATGGGGCACTCTTCCAACCAGAAGATGAGATGGGAAAGTTTTTCTAAGAGGGGGTGGTTCCCTGAGCTAATGTTTTAGGAAATAGGATAAATTAAGAGCCTCAATTTTCTTCTAGATTTTTGCTTATTATTCTCATAATTAACCTTTTCTTTAGCAGCCAGTTCAGCTGAAAGACAGAGGCCGCAATAGAGAGAGAAATGTGGTGCTGTTTATTCAGTGTAGCTGTAGTCCTGTTACATGTCATCTTGTAGCATGTAAAACAAGCAAATCCCACACTGTGGAAATTCAATAAGTAACGCAGTCTACTGGAATCTGTTCAATTCAGTTAAGTTTTGTTTGCTTGAACAGTCGTGATTTTATTCTAAAGCAGAGATTTTAATGTTGTTAATATTTATGTTGAGTGTTAGGCCAACATTACCATTTGAGCCAACACATTTTCACAGAATTTCCAAAATTAGGATGTCAAATTACAAAGACAGATGTATTCATCCTTCCACTGAGAATGTGGTTTTAAATATTTCCTACAGTTAAAAATATGTCCCAACCTTTGTATTCTGCTGTTGTATTACTCTGCTGTACTTCAGTTCCTGTAATCATATCACAGACACTCATTTACAGAATGTTTGTGTCAGagttgtgtgcgtgtgtgtgtaacactgtTGAGAGTTTGTGGTGTTGATGTGGTTCATACCCTCTATCAGACTGGGCCACCATGTAACTGTGACCTGGGATCAATATGCAATCTAACCACCCCTGGGGCTTAGCTGCTGCCGATATACAGTATACAACAGCCTACCATCTGTCAATACACAGTCTCTACAGGACAAAGCAAACACTTTATATAACTGCCCTCAGAGGCTACTGTGACCAGAGGTTGAGTAAGCTCAGGGGATCACTATAAACACTTCCACTATGCCAATATATGATGATGACTGGAGGCTTTTTCCAGTGGCCTACAAACAGCTGTCCTCTCATGACATCTAAAGGTGTCCCCCCCTGATTAGATATTTATGTCATGTACAAGCAAACAGAGAAGGTGTGTCTTACATGTTGGTGTTAGCAGTGGAGGTTAGCCACTCTCCAGCCAGGCCGATAATGTCCAGTCCAGAAGATAACTGGTTGAAGAAGCGTGGGTGACCTAAACGTAACAAACACAAGCTGCATCAATGAGGGAATTTATATAAAGAGAGAACAGCACCTTGAAAAAAAGGCAGTACAATACCCAGGAGGATAAATCTGACTCCCATATAGTGTTAATAAAGGCTTAAATAAGTAAAATCAACACATTCTGCTCTTTGTTCCAATATTTACACTCACTTAGGTTTCATTTGATCTGTCCTTGGTCAACCATGATACCTAAGGGATCTGACACAGCACTGTTCAGTGTGCCATAATTACAGAGGAAACGCTTGTATGACAGCCATTTAGACTCTCAGGTGCTTGCACACACAGCCACTGTGAACAAGCCTTGGAGCTGATATGTAGCCCCGGCTGCACTTCGTAGGTGTAGTATTACATGGCTCAcataacaaacagaaacacaatcaGCATTTTTATTAACGGAATAATACATGTGAAATTGACTGATAACAGCAGAAAGAACCCATTTCTACTTCAGCACCGCGGACAGCTCCGCCAGCCTCACCTTtaagacaaaaaggaaaaaaaactctaaataaaaaggaaaatcagTGGCACTCAGACAACTGTGTGATATATGAAACCCAGGGGACAGTTTGAGCGTCGTTTTTAACAGCTTGAAACAGGCCGTGTTAGGATGCCCTCAGGCGACACTTGCTTTAATAAGTCAGtgggaaagaaaaggaggatgTCAAGTGAATTATCAGGGGGACAATAAATAAGGCAGTCATCCTAATaggctggcaaacagctccacCTCTAACAGTGTGTGTTGCATTTACATCTACACACTAAACATGCCAATACCATTCATTTGAGAGTGCTAAACGTATTTTCACATCTGTTTATATCTGTTTAAACCATCTTTGCACTGGAAGGCTCACAGGTTAGTACATATCTCTGTGTCCTTTAAAAACATTCCATAAGCCGCCATATAAATTATTCAAGAGGCCTGGAAAAAAATTCAAATCATACTCTCGCCtccattttcctctctctcgGCCTACCTGTACGGACGCCATATTTGAGCGTGTCCCTGCAGTCCACCAGGATCTGCTCCAGGGACTCCGGCTGGTCGGACAGCTCCAGGTTGAAGCCCTCCATGCCCTCTAGGAGCTGGTGAGGGTGGTGGAAGTCCAGGACCTTGGTGGAGCGGTCGAAAGTCTTCTTGACGTAGTTGGTGAGGATGTCAACCACCTCCAGTAGGAACTGCATGGTGGGCTCCTCTCCATTTTTGGCAGGCAGGAGGTCTGAGAGGCGAGAGGAAAACATAAACTCAAAGTTTAGTAGCATATTTTTTAGGACGCCATTTTCTGCCAGAAACCTGATATTTATGCAGCACACCTTTGCTTTCCATATATGGCCAGGTTCTATTTTGGCTCGTGCAATTAAACTACAACAATTAGCCACATACTGAGTGTGGGCCGTGAACACCTCACAGAGAGAATATTAGTGTTATTGCCTCATTTTCAGCTAACATACAAAGTAatagattatttattatttacgtGTTGACACTTTTCGACAGTTTTCAATATATATCCCTAAAACTAAAATCCAGCCGTCAGAGCTGAAGGAAGACACGGTAGCTGCTTTTccggtttttgtttttttgtaatccATGTCACAACTTTATTACGGCACAACAAAGATTGTGAACCTTTAAATTAACATGTCATGTTGTGCTTTCCTAAATGATGCACGTACATTAATCATGATTATCTTATTTTTGTGCGGTATCATGAGAGCGATATTCTCACCTCTGGCGAACAGATTGGAAAAGTCGGTCTCTGTGCGGCGGAAGCGCGCGTCCCTGTCACTGTTGTCGCACGAGAGCAGGTTCTTCTGGCCCGCGAGCCTTCCCTTCTCATCCAGGCTGTTGTTCTTCTGCAGGAACCCTAAGGTGTTACACAGTGAAGAGTTATCACCAAACACATCCATGAGATAGAGTATAGAAAAAACACtttaaccaaaaataaaaataaataaagaggtaATGGTCGCACAAAAGCTGCACGCGTAAAGTAGAAATATCTTTTACAAAGTCAGCTCCTAACTGCCTGAATGCAATCATCTGCAAAGCATGTCTGCAGGATGCCAAACTTATatgggttcacacacacacacaccacaagaaAGAGGAAGTaccagtgtgtgcgtgtgtaccCGCCTAACCCTGTGACGTCACAGATACACCCTGATCAGGAAGCACCCAGTCCACACAGACTGATCGCCTCAGTGGGAAACACAGCCCGAGGTGATGACCCAAAATACACCCCGTGTAATGAAGGGTTAATGGCTGATGCACAGAGCCCCGCAGTGTATAAGACTGCATGAattatctgttttgttttttgctcatGATCCCACTGTGTCTACAGGAGTATGATTGTAGCCTGTCCTTctgaataaaatgtatttaatatatatatgatattttTAATGGAAACTTTCTTTGAATTCTGAATGACAAATCTATAATCAATATAATCAATAGGCCTATATATGACTTTCCGATGCTCCATATAGCATCCATATAGAAATATTTCCACTCCATTCCAGGCCATTAAATGTCATTTAACCAATCAACATCTGATGGTCAGTTTCTAAAAATGGCAACGTCAGAATTTGGCTGCAGTAAACAGATCGATGATTAATGATAATAACAACAATCCTGATTGGATGGACACAGTATCTACATGACATCCTCTccacccaaaaaaaacacaacactcctcGATAGttcactaaaaacacaaaatcacaaaaacaaaaaaaataaccaaacgtgagatcaaaatgtttttttaaatcctttcTCCCGCTTTGTATTTCCAGGCTTGTCCTGAGGATTTTTCTCTTGGTGGCGGTGAAATGGGAACAGACATGGGGGGTTAGAGGGGGCTGATCCGGGGCTCTCATCACCAGACCTACAGGCTAATGTCCACTGACCTTTGGGAGATGGAAACGCACAGTGACAGTGTGGACAGCCCTGCTCTACATCTTGGCCTATTTCAGAAGGCCTCAAAATGAGGAGAATTATAATAACACCAGCCtgataataattataattataataacaataataaaaatgactgCAAACCGATGATCATTTTAAACAATATGGTTTAATATAAACATCACGACCACGATGAAATCCAACATGATACAGTGtctttttagaaaaaaaggaaaaccttcGCAAACAGCACTGACAGGATGAGAAAAGTGTGATCATGGATCAGACGAGCCCAAAAAAAACTTACCACAAATCTTCATCCCCAGTTTCCGTGTGCATCCGTGCATCCACGCATATTCGTAGGCTAAAACAGAATGAACCTTTGAGTTTTCTGAGGTGCAGGCCGCGGAAAATGTGGAGAGGCAGGTGATGGAGTACAGTGAGCACAGTGGAAGCGATGCGCAAAGCTCTTGGCCAGGTGTGCGATTAGGAAtattaggttttgtttttttgatgtgTCTTTACTGGCTAAAAATTTCCCTTTATTGTGTTTAGACTATACAATAACTATGATTACAAAGGGATGAGTCTTATAACATTTCCGATTTTAGTTCAATCAATAGGGACAGAGAGTGGCCCGCGTGCACGGTAAAAATCCACGCCGGCTCACACACCCAGCCAAGGGGCGGTCTGGAATTAACACCCGTGAAATGAGCTCACGGAGGAGGGCAGAAATTAATTGAGTGAAACACAGAATGTGACTGGAGCGAGCTGGTAATGTCTGTGGCCTGGAAGTCTATAGCAGGcttgaagcaaaaaaaaacttacagcATCTCATACACACATCGTgcaggcgcgcacacacacactgcaatacCCGAGCGTGGACATGCGTGAGCAGAGATGGAACAGAGCAGCCGGAGGGAATAAGAAGCAAAGCGCACGGCGGCGAGGCGGCGAGTGTGTATATACCTGATGGAGAACTTTCCAAAACAAAATACAAGTATTTAAATTTACTGATGCAATCTCACTGAGAGAGAACAGCTCGAGGTGTTGAGGCCGAGgcgcataaacacacacagacacacgcacggACAGACAGCACAAGCCTCCAGGCGTGAGATGGAGCGTGGCAGAGAGATAATGGTaacatccagcagcagaggttATACGAGCAAGGCAGACAAACCAAACAtcgttgtttttttaaattgactTTTCTTTAAACAAATTCTGAAATAAGTTCAGATTTTTCGAAATGTTTAATtctaaaacatgaaaaatatttaactccaagaagacagaaaaatgtatttgtacACCGGTCCCGGAGTCCTGTTTTTCTGTGGCTGATGATAAAAacctgtaattaaaaaaatatttccctGCGTTGCAGTGCAGCTGGCTGCTCAAGTATATGCT
This sequence is a window from Parambassis ranga chromosome 17, fParRan2.1, whole genome shotgun sequence. Protein-coding genes within it:
- the LOC114450062 gene encoding glutamate decarboxylase 1-like yields the protein MATSEPRATGEDQDPNSANLRPPSTTYEYAWMHGCTRKLGMKICGFLQKNNSLDEKGRLAGQKNLLSCDNSDRDARFRRTETDFSNLFARDLLPAKNGEEPTMQFLLEVVDILTNYVKKTFDRSTKVLDFHHPHQLLEGMEGFNLELSDQPESLEQILVDCRDTLKYGVRTGHPRFFNQLSSGLDIIGLAGEWLTSTANTNMFTYEIAPVFVLMEQLTLKKMREMIGWPDGEGDGLFSPGGAISNMYSVMIARYKYFPEVKTKGMSAAPRLVLFTSEHSHYSIKKAGAALGFGSENVILLSTDERGRVIPADLEAKIIDAKQKGYVPLFVNATAGSTVYGAFDPINEIADICEKYNLWLHVDGAWGGGLLMSRKHRHKLNGVERANSVTWNPHKMMGVPLQCSAILVREKGILAGCNSMCAGYLFQPDKQYDVTYDTGDKAIQCGRHVDIFKFWLMWKAKGTIGFEQHIDKCLELSQYLYNKIKNREGYEMVFDGVPQHTNVCFWYIPPSLRGMPICEERREKLHRVAPKIKAMMMESGTTMVGYQPQGNKVNFFRMVVSNPAVTQSDIDFLIDEIERLGQDL